Proteins from a single region of Gemmatimonadales bacterium:
- the gyrB gene encoding DNA topoisomerase (ATP-hydrolyzing) subunit B, protein MADERPAGPKGQDYGAGSIQVLKGLEAVRKRPAMYIGSTGENGLHHLVYEVVDNSIDEALAGFCDQVSVVIKKDNVISVIDNGRGIPVDIHPIEKIPGVELALTVLHAGGKFDKSTYKVSGGLHGVGVSVVNALSERLEVVVDRDGSRHHMAFARGKTTKPLSVLGKAKGTGTTVTFKPDPEMFSVLEFSYNTLADRLRQLSFLNKGITITLRDERKDEVQEEKFFAKGGLVQFVEWLNRNKKPLHPKVIAFFAVKDDIEVDVALQYQDGYNESTFTFVNNINTHEGGTHLTGFKSALTRTVNEAAKRAGALKKADFTLSGDDVREGMTCVLHVKVKEPQFEGQTKTKLGNSEVEGIVRQIVNEHLGAYLEEHPPVVRAILDKAVSAALAREAARKARDLVRKKSGLENAVLPGKLADCSLDDPTLCEIYLVEGDSAGGSAKQGRNRAFQAILPLRGKILNVERARIDKILSNEEIRAMITAIGAGVREDFKLEDVRYNKIILMTDADVDGAHIRTLLLTFFFRQMPELIDAGFVYIAQPPLYRVAKGKEEYYAYNEAEKDEYAKRLGADEGKTGIMIQRYKGLGEMNPEQLWSTTMDPEKRTVLRVTLDDAVEANNLFEELMGDEVEPRRAFIERNAHYVTHLDV, encoded by the coding sequence ATGGCAGACGAGCGACCGGCTGGACCGAAGGGGCAGGACTACGGCGCAGGTTCCATTCAGGTCTTGAAGGGGTTGGAAGCGGTCCGGAAGCGGCCCGCGATGTACATCGGGTCGACCGGCGAGAACGGTCTCCACCACCTCGTCTACGAAGTGGTGGACAACTCGATCGACGAGGCGCTGGCCGGCTTCTGCGATCAGGTCTCCGTCGTCATCAAGAAGGACAACGTCATTTCCGTGATCGACAACGGTCGCGGCATTCCGGTCGACATCCATCCCATCGAGAAGATCCCTGGCGTCGAACTCGCCCTGACGGTGCTCCACGCCGGCGGGAAGTTCGACAAGTCCACCTACAAGGTCTCCGGCGGGTTGCACGGCGTCGGCGTCTCGGTGGTCAACGCCCTCTCAGAACGGCTCGAGGTGGTGGTGGATCGCGACGGCAGCCGGCATCACATGGCGTTCGCCCGCGGCAAGACCACCAAGCCCCTCAGCGTCCTTGGCAAGGCCAAGGGGACCGGCACCACGGTCACCTTCAAGCCCGACCCCGAGATGTTCTCGGTCCTTGAGTTCAGCTACAACACGCTGGCCGACCGGCTTCGGCAGCTCTCCTTCCTGAACAAGGGCATCACCATCACCCTCCGCGACGAGCGGAAGGACGAGGTGCAGGAGGAGAAGTTCTTCGCGAAGGGCGGACTGGTACAGTTCGTCGAGTGGCTCAACCGGAACAAGAAGCCGCTGCACCCGAAGGTCATCGCCTTCTTCGCCGTCAAGGACGACATCGAGGTGGACGTTGCCCTCCAGTATCAGGACGGCTACAACGAAAGCACCTTCACCTTCGTCAACAACATCAACACCCACGAGGGCGGGACGCACCTCACCGGCTTCAAGTCGGCGCTGACCCGCACCGTCAACGAGGCCGCCAAGCGCGCGGGTGCGCTCAAGAAGGCCGACTTCACCCTCTCCGGCGACGACGTCCGCGAAGGGATGACCTGCGTGCTGCACGTGAAGGTCAAGGAGCCGCAGTTCGAGGGACAGACCAAGACGAAGCTCGGCAATTCCGAGGTCGAGGGCATCGTCCGCCAGATCGTCAACGAGCATCTCGGCGCCTACCTCGAGGAGCATCCGCCGGTCGTGCGCGCGATCCTCGACAAGGCGGTCAGCGCCGCGCTCGCCCGCGAGGCCGCCCGCAAGGCGCGCGACCTGGTCCGCAAGAAGTCGGGCCTCGAAAACGCCGTCCTGCCCGGGAAGCTGGCTGACTGCTCGCTCGACGACCCGACGCTGTGCGAGATCTACCTGGTGGAGGGCGATTCCGCCGGCGGCAGCGCCAAGCAGGGCCGCAACCGCGCGTTCCAGGCCATCCTGCCCCTTCGCGGCAAGATCCTGAATGTCGAGCGGGCGCGGATCGACAAGATCCTCAGCAACGAAGAAATCCGGGCGATGATCACCGCCATCGGCGCCGGGGTCCGCGAGGACTTCAAGCTGGAGGATGTGCGGTACAACAAGATCATCCTGATGACCGACGCCGACGTGGACGGCGCCCACATCCGGACACTCCTGCTGACCTTCTTCTTCCGGCAGATGCCGGAGCTGATCGACGCCGGGTTTGTCTACATCGCGCAGCCGCCCCTCTACCGGGTGGCCAAGGGCAAGGAAGAGTACTACGCGTACAACGAGGCCGAGAAGGATGAATACGCGAAGCGACTGGGCGCCGACGAGGGCAAGACCGGCATCATGATCCAGCGCTACAAGGGCCTCGGCGAAATGAATCCCGAGCAGCTCTGGAGCACCACCATGGACCCCGAGAAGCGCACGGTCCTGAGGGTGACGCTCGACGATGCGGTGGAGGCCAACAACCTCTTCGAGGAACTGATGGGCGACGAGGTCGAGCCGCGCCGCGCCTTCATCGAGCGCAACGCCCACTACGTGACGC